Part of the Pseudomonas abietaniphila genome is shown below.
ACGGGGTTACCGGCAGCCAGAGCGGCAGCGACCTGACCGCTGAAAATCGCCAGCGGGAAGTTCCACGGGCTGATGCACACCACGGGGCCCAGCGGACGGTGCGCGTCGTTGCTGAAGTCGTTGCGTGCCTGCACAGCGTAATAGCGCAGGAAGTCCACAGCCTCGCGCACTTCGGCGATCGCGTTGGCGTAGGTCTTGCCGGCTTCGCGGGCCAGCAGGCCCATCAGCGGCTGGATGTCGGCTTCCATCAGGTCGGCGGCGCGCTCAAGGATGGCAGCGCGTTCGGCCGGCGGTGTGGCTTGCCAGATCGGGCCTGCGCTCAGGGCGCTAAGCAAAGCATTGTCGACGTCTTCCAGGCTGGCTTCCTGAACATGGCCGACCACATCACGCAGGTCCGACGGGTTCAGGACAGGCGCTTCGGCGCCCGCGCTGACCGGGCTGCCCAGCATCGGGCCGGCTTTCCAGTCGTTGTGCGCAGTAGCAAGCAGCGCCGAGGACAGCGAGGCCAGGCGATGTTCGTTGGCCATGTCGATACCGGCCGAGTTGGCGCGCTCACGGCCATACAGATCACGCGGCAGCGGAATGCGCGGATGTGGCAGACCGAACCCCCCTTCCTGCGTGGCCATGCGTTCGATGCTGGAGACCGGATCGGCCACCAGCTCCTGAATCGAGATCGACTGGTCGGCAATGCGGTTGACGAACGAAGTGTTGGCGCCGTTTTCCAGCAGACGACGGACCAGATAAGCCAACAGGGTTTCGTGAGTGCCTACCGGGGCGTAGACACGGCACGGCCGGTTCAGCTTGCCATCGGCGACCTTGCCGACAACCTGCTCGTACAGCGGTTCGCCCATGCCGTGGAGGCACTGGAACTCGTACTGACCGGGGTAATAGTTCTGACCGGCAATGTGGTAGATCGCCGACAGGGTATGAGCGTTGTGAGTCGCGAACTGCGGGTAGATGACTTCCGGTACCGACAGCAGTTTGCGAGCGCACGCAATGTAGGACACGTCGGTGTACACCTTGCGGGTGTAGACCGGATAGCCTTCCAGGCCTTCGACCTGGGCGCGTTTGATTTCGCTGTCCCAGTAAGCGCCTTTCACCAGACGGATCATCAGGCGATGGCGGCTGCGGCGGGCCAGATCGATGACGTAGTCGATCACATACGGGCAGCGTTTCTGGTACGCCTGAATCACGAAGCCGATACCGTTCCAGCCAGTCAGCTGCGGTTCGAAGCAAAGGCGTTCGAGCAGGTCCAGCGACAGCTCCAGACGGTCGGCTTCCTCGGCGTCGATGTTCAGGCCGATGTCGTACTGCTTGGCGAGAAGAGTCAGGGACAGCAGGCGCGGGTAGAGCTCTTCCATCACACGCTCGTACTGCGCGCGGCTGTAACGCGGATGCAGCGCCGACAGCTTGATGGAGATCCCCGGACCTTCGTAAATGCCGCGGCCGTGCGACGCCTTGCCGATCGAATGGATCGCCTGCTCGTACGACGCGAGGTACTTCTGCGCGTCGTGTTCGGTCAGCGCCGCTTCACCGAGCATGTCGTAGGAATAACGGAAGCCTTTCGCTTCGAACTTGCTGGCATTGGCCAGCGCTTCGCCGATGGTTTCGCCGGTCACGAACTGCTCGCCCATCAGGCGCATGGCCATGTCGACGCCCTTGCGGATCATCGGCTCGCCGGACTTGCCGATGATGCGGCTCAGTGAGGACGTCAGCCCGGCTTCGTTGTGGGTGCTGACCAGTTTGCCGGTCAGCAATAGGCCCCACGTGGCGGCGTTGACGAACAGCGACGGGCTGTTGCCCAGGTGTGGATGCCAGTTGCCGGTGCTGATCTTGTCGCGAATCAGCGCGTCACGCGTGCCCTTGTCCGGAATACGCAGCAGCGCTTCGGCCAGACACATCAGGGCCACGCCTTCCTGCGACGACAGCGAGAACTCTTGCAGCAAGCCCTGCACAATGCCGGCCCGCCCGCCCGCGCTCTTCTGATTGCGTAGTTTTTCGGCAATCGAAGCGGCCAGTTTGTGCGTCGCGTCCGCCATCGGTGCTGGCAGGCGCGCCTGTTCCAGCAACATCGGCACGACTTCCGGCTCGGGGCGGCGATAGGCCGAGGTGATGGCGGCGCGCAGTACCGATTGCGGCAGGATGCTTTCGGCGAACTCAAGGAATGCCTGATGGGCGTTATCCACCGGCAGTTCGCCTTGATCGTCAGCGTCCTTACTGCCCTGGCCGTTGAGTTCGCTAAGGGTTGCACCACCCTCGAGTTTTTCGAGGTAATTGAAAATCGCCTGCTTGATGAGCCAGTGCGGGGTCCGGTCAATGGACTGCGCAGCAGCTTTCAATCGCTCGCGGGTCGGGTCGTCGAGTTTGACACCCAGGGTGGTGGTCGCCATGTCTTGTCCTCATAAGAGCCACGATGTGTGTGGCTATAGCTGCCGCCAAGAGTAGCTGTGCCAAAGTTAGGGTGCAACCGGGTGCAACCGGTTTTTTCCAGATATTTCCGAGCTGCCGTCTGAGCGCCCAGGGAGGCCGGTAATTTGTCGCACAGCCTTGGTGCCTGCGGCCTGCAAGATGCCTCGTAGCGCGCGAAAAAAGAGCAGGTATTCCAGTTGGTTACAATTTATGCGGGGAAAGTTGAAACTAATTCTCATCTGTGGGTTGCGCCTCGCTTGCGATGTTGACTAGCATGCGCGCCCTTGGTGCAACCCGTTGCTCCTGCCATAAAAACAACGCACGGACACACAATGAGCGTCAGCAATCCAACTTTGATCACGTTTGTGATCTACATCGCGGCAATGGTCCTCATCGGACTCATGGCCTATCGCTCCACCAACAACCTGTCGGATTACATTCTGGGCGGGCGCAGCCTCGGCAGCGTCGTGACTGCGCTGTCAGCGGGTGCTTCCGACATGAGCGGCTGGCTGCTCATGGGCTTGCCAGGCGCCATCTACCTGTCGGGCCTGTCGGAAAGCTGGATCGCCATCGGGTTGATCGTCGGCGCTTATCTGAACTGGCTGTTCGTCGCCGGTCGTTTGCGCGTCCAGACCGAGCACAACGGCGACGCATTGACCCTGCCGGACTACTTCGCCAGCCGGTTCGAAGACACCAGCGGCCTGCTGCGGGTGATTTCGGCCATCGTGATCCTGGTGTTCTTCACCATCTACTGCGCCTCGGGCATCGTTGCCGGTGCGCGTCTGTTCGAAAGCACCTTTGGGATGTCCTACGAAACGGCATTGTGGGCGGGCGCTGCTGCTACTATTGCCTACACCTTCATCGGTGGCTTCCTCGCCGTGAGCTGGACCGATACGGTACAGGCCACGCTGATGATCTTCGCGCTGATTCTCACGCCGATCATCGTGCTGCTGGCCACCGGTGGCGTCGACACCACGTTCCTGGCCATCGAGGCGAAAGATCCGACCAGCTTCGACATGCTCAAGAACACCACCTTCATCGGTGTGATTTCCTTGATGGGCTGGGGGCTGGGTTACTTCGGCCAACCGCATATCCTGGCGCGCTTCATGGCGGCTGATTCGGTCAAGTCGATCGCCAAGGCCCGCCGTATCTCCATGACCTGGATGATCCTGTGCCTGGGTGGCACGGTCGCCGTGGGCTTCTTCGGCATCGCCTACTTCTCGGCACATCCTGACGTTGCCGGTCCCGTGACCGAAAACCATGAGCGTGTGTTCATCGAACTGGCCAAGATCCTGTTCAATCCCTGGATCGCCGGCGTGCTGCTGTCGGCAATTCTGGCGGCGGTCATGAGCACCTTGAGCTGCCAGTTGCTGGTGTGCTCAAGCGCGCTGACCGAAGACTTCTACAAAGCCTTCCTGCGCAAGCAGGCTTCGCAGCGTGAACTGGTGTGGGTCGGCCGTGCGATGGTGCTGCTGGTGGCGTTGATCGCCATTGCCCTGGCCGCCAACCCCGAAAACCGGGTGCTGGGGCTGGTCAGCTACGCGTGGGCAGGCTTC
Proteins encoded:
- the putA gene encoding trifunctional transcriptional regulator/proline dehydrogenase/L-glutamate gamma-semialdehyde dehydrogenase, coding for MATTTLGVKLDDPTRERLKAAAQSIDRTPHWLIKQAIFNYLEKLEGGATLSELNGQGSKDADDQGELPVDNAHQAFLEFAESILPQSVLRAAITSAYRRPEPEVVPMLLEQARLPAPMADATHKLAASIAEKLRNQKSAGGRAGIVQGLLQEFSLSSQEGVALMCLAEALLRIPDKGTRDALIRDKISTGNWHPHLGNSPSLFVNAATWGLLLTGKLVSTHNEAGLTSSLSRIIGKSGEPMIRKGVDMAMRLMGEQFVTGETIGEALANASKFEAKGFRYSYDMLGEAALTEHDAQKYLASYEQAIHSIGKASHGRGIYEGPGISIKLSALHPRYSRAQYERVMEELYPRLLSLTLLAKQYDIGLNIDAEEADRLELSLDLLERLCFEPQLTGWNGIGFVIQAYQKRCPYVIDYVIDLARRSRHRLMIRLVKGAYWDSEIKRAQVEGLEGYPVYTRKVYTDVSYIACARKLLSVPEVIYPQFATHNAHTLSAIYHIAGQNYYPGQYEFQCLHGMGEPLYEQVVGKVADGKLNRPCRVYAPVGTHETLLAYLVRRLLENGANTSFVNRIADQSISIQELVADPVSSIERMATQEGGFGLPHPRIPLPRDLYGRERANSAGIDMANEHRLASLSSALLATAHNDWKAGPMLGSPVSAGAEAPVLNPSDLRDVVGHVQEASLEDVDNALLSALSAGPIWQATPPAERAAILERAADLMEADIQPLMGLLAREAGKTYANAIAEVREAVDFLRYYAVQARNDFSNDAHRPLGPVVCISPWNFPLAIFSGQVAAALAAGNPVLAKPAEQTPLVAAQAVRILLEAGIPEGVVQLLPGRGETVGARLVGDERVKGVMFTGSTEVARLLQRNIAGRLDAQGRPIPLIAETGGQNAMIVDSSALTEQVVIDVVSSAFDSAGQRCSALRVLCLQEDSADRVIEMLKGAMAENRLGNPERLSVDIGPVIDAEAKAGIEKHIQAMRDKGRNVYQVAIADSDEIKRGTYVMPTLIELESFDELQREIFGPVLHVVRYKRKELDQLIAQINASGYGLTLGVHTRIDETIAKVIDSVNAGNMYVNRNIVGAVVGVQPFGGEGLSGTGPKAGGPLYLYRLLSTRPVDAVQKSFANRDAEAAPDTRMRDSLLKPLTALKAWAASQQLTELDTLCAQFAEQSQSGVTRLLAGPTGERNSYSILPREHVLCLADDEADLLTQLAAVMAVGSTAIVPDNELSKPLYKRLPKDVQARIKLVSDWSKDDVVIDAVLHHGDSDQLRAICEQVALRSGAIVGVHGLSKGETGIALERLVIERALSVNTAAAGGNASLMTIG
- the putP gene encoding sodium/proline symporter PutP; this translates as MSVSNPTLITFVIYIAAMVLIGLMAYRSTNNLSDYILGGRSLGSVVTALSAGASDMSGWLLMGLPGAIYLSGLSESWIAIGLIVGAYLNWLFVAGRLRVQTEHNGDALTLPDYFASRFEDTSGLLRVISAIVILVFFTIYCASGIVAGARLFESTFGMSYETALWAGAAATIAYTFIGGFLAVSWTDTVQATLMIFALILTPIIVLLATGGVDTTFLAIEAKDPTSFDMLKNTTFIGVISLMGWGLGYFGQPHILARFMAADSVKSIAKARRISMTWMILCLGGTVAVGFFGIAYFSAHPDVAGPVTENHERVFIELAKILFNPWIAGVLLSAILAAVMSTLSCQLLVCSSALTEDFYKAFLRKQASQRELVWVGRAMVLLVALIAIALAANPENRVLGLVSYAWAGFGAAFGPVVLISVIWKGMTRNGALAGILVGAVTVVVWKHFELLGLYEIIPGFIFASLAIVVFSVLGKGPTAGMQARFDAAEKEYREA